One window of the Trifolium pratense cultivar HEN17-A07 linkage group LG2, ARS_RC_1.1, whole genome shotgun sequence genome contains the following:
- the LOC123911261 gene encoding bifunctional adenosine 5'-phosphosulfate phosphorylase/adenylylsulfatase HINT4: MAGATGTTASCVFCNIATKSNSNTTILHSDDKVVAFQDINPSAFRHYLVVPVEHIPTVKDLQRKTEDHSLVSHMLDVGKMLLLRDAPHSKQYRFGFHQPPMNSVNHLHLHCFALPYTPRWRYIKYLSFGPLGFIEAEKFLEKIKP, translated from the exons ATGGCGGGAGCCACTGGAACAACAGCGTCGTGTGTTTTCTGTAACATAGCTACCAAATCCAACTCCAATACAACAATTCTCCACTCC GATGATAAGGTTGTTGCTTTTCAGGACATTAATCCATCTGCTTTCAG GCATTACTTAGTGGTTCCTGTAGAGCACATTCCTACTGTTAAGGATCTTCAGAGAAAAACAGAAGATCATTCTTTGG TGAGTCACATGTTAGATGTGGGCAAAATGTTATTACTTAGAGATGCACCTCACTCAAAGCAGTACAG ATTTGGCTTTCATCAGCCTCCAATGAATTCTGTTAACCACCTACACCTCCATTGTTTTGCGCTACCATATACACCCAG ATGGAGATATATAAAATACTTGTCTTTCGGACCACTTGGTTTCATTGAAGCGGAGAAGTTTCTGGAAAAGATAAAGCCTTAG